In the genome of Plasmodium yoelii strain 17X genome assembly, chromosome: 14, one region contains:
- a CDS encoding DNA polymerase epsilon subunit B, putative, translated as MNNFTKDKIIEDVIKSHDIKNINLYLTNIEEHIIKIKNEGTSIIDQVFLAFNGSISHISLYSYLYDHNIHVDVDCLNVIYENSYIEEDKLIEEGKDNDKIIEITKFDSELIYYLVKIYKEDFEYNYNLTVKDIENIIINYKEKKYHETIKLYKDKYQDGIKIYNTFLDLSHFYYDEKRMQFLKKKKKESIENYNEYINANADVEFYDLKYHILSKKTKGHPSILFWSDAINEIHIKDKTIITSVDAVKLTNTDHQHIIGILGLNRDGDLVIQGIRNEVKLVINKSCVINHGIYCIGHVILVQGRIKLANKTFYATEIMHPPRNYHDEKNEGDLFYSFETEKDKIGMTEYELIVKNNDKSQNWIIMHDIYLDNPYTFEILEKMFSLYVNTYPDNELPVGFILMGDFISLKFDYNKHFNNLYIKGFEKLSYLLISKFKLILQNCYLVFIPGKNDPCACKNSLPKLPILPYYIKKFKENIESFCPCEDRIIFATNPCRIRHFNKKMIFFRHDILNDLIWSASINATDDNKQNLQNILTSTIIGQSHIYPIPHDNRILKRYSPFLFIYPLPTFICISDNTCNSFISYASENTSDSIISNSDMSFTKKKAFTVYNVLQHEAKRYIVPV; from the exons ATGAATAATTTCACAAAAGATAAAATCATTGAAGATGTAATAAAAAGccatgatataaaaaatataaatttatatttaacgaatattgaagaacatattataaaaataaaaaatgaaggaACTAGTATAATTGATCAGGTATTCCTAGCTTTTAATGGGTCGATAAGTCATATATCTTTATActcatatttatatgatcATAATATTCATGTCGATGTAGATTGCTTAAATgttatttatgaaaatagttatatagaAGAAGATAAACTAATTGAGGAAGGTAAAGATAATGATAAGATTATtgaaataacaaaatttGATTCAGaacttatatattatttagtaaaaatatataaagaagatTTTGAATATAACTATAATTTAACTGTTAAagatattgaaaatattataataaattataaagaaaaaaaatatcatgaaactataaaattatataaagataAATATCAGGatggaataaaaatttataatacatttttagaTTTGagtcatttttattatgatgaaaaacgtatgcaatttttaaaaaaaaaaaaaaaagaatctatagaaaattataatgaatatataaatgcaaATGCAGATGTAGAATTTTATGATTTAAAATATCACATATTAagtaaaaaaacaaaaggtCATCCATCAATTCTATTTTGGTCTGATGCAATAAATGAAATACATATTAAAGACAAAACTATTATTACATCTGTCGATGCTgtaaaattaacaaatacAGATCATCAGCATATTATTGGAATATTAGGCTTAAATAGAGATGGTGATTTAGTCATACAAGGTATTAGAAACGAAGTTAAATTAGTTATTAACAAGTCATGTGTTATAAATCATGGAATCTATTGTATTGGGCATGTTATACTAGTTCAGGGTCGAATCAAATTGgcaaataaaacattttatgcCACCGAAATCATGCACCCCCCAAG GAATTACCACGACGAAAAAAACGAAGGGGACCTATTCTACAGCTTCGAAACTGAAAAGGACAAAATTGGAATGACCGAGTACGAGCTGATCGTAAAAAATAACGACAAAAGCCAAAACTGGATAATCATGCATGATATATATTTGGATAATCCCTATACTTTTGAGATCTTAGAAAAGATGTTTTCTCTTTATGTAAATACATATCCAGATAATGAATTGCCTGTTGGGTTTATATTAATGGGTGATTTTATAAGTTTAAAATTTGATTATAATAAGCATTTtaacaatttatatataaaagggtttgaaaaattatcatatttattaatatcgaaatttaaattaattttacaaAACTGTTATTTAGTTTTTATTCCTGGAAAAAATGATCCATGTGCATGTAAAAATAGTTTACCAAAATTACCAATTCttccatattatattaaaaaatttaaagaaaatatagaatCATTTTGTCCTTGTGAAGACAGAATCATATTTGCAACAAATCCATGTCGAATCCGAcattttaacaaaaaaatgatatttttcAGACACgatatattaaatgattTAATTTGGAGTGCTTCTATAAATGCAACAGATGATAATAAACAGAAtcttcaaaatattttaactTCAACTATTATAGGTCAAAGTCATATATACCCAATACCTCATGATAATCGAATATTAAAACGATAttctccatttttatttatatatcctTTACCAacttttatatgtatatctGATAATACATGTAACAGTTTTATATCTTATGCATCAGAAAATACTAGTGATTCGATTATATCAAATTCAGATATGtcatttacaaaaaaaaaagcatttACTGTATATAACGTTCTTCAACATGAAGCAAAACGATACATTGTTCCTGTATAA
- a CDS encoding microgamete surface protein MiGS has protein sequence MSQKYLVIVHCVFLLLNLFKTNCYSVQSHSNLKTNNSQCIGCMNGKTKTLRNIESKNNRINSSFLHVREDEEDDNTFYSLKLNEKNFRWSIPLAIGSDKTVIDLVLTIANSSTAFYCYDEKKPSPDTETLGYDLSKSTDLKYVDCKDETCTEILGSNKCLILEEYFKLLNGYVLRKKSCKSKFCDYVNKMNFLNMSNPGVDKNASVCPFDNKVDSDKIKGFYFNDSFLISKEKKVTYNYFGCITENENLNINENTSGIIGLTNDYKADKKYSSILNSFISNSESKKNIFGVCLIDGGGFISFGGYDKLALKPGVPPKKVKGPEDSDDSVDTSYRNTLLSIGDDSDGLIWVDYSESTNELYKVKVTKINVNVTDDSSEHEVNKDFILDTYDYFISLPREISAKLTEKINKICKDLNDKCKQVENSGTFQMESEQVASFPAIEFYFNENKVVVQPQDYIINDGDKNYKILVKHAESNEKLGVPFFLSKYIIFDNEQKKLGIAQSACQTKNAFSPQDSSVKPPVVPKEPTEVVDLPAKDKGPGDVIVVPGEDKRPGEVIVPEDGEDKGFYEKNKTAILAVSGVAVSGSIIGSIFYLL, from the exons ATGTCTCAAAAATATTTAGTAATCGTCCATTGCGTTTTCCTTCTTTTGAACTTATTCAAAACAAATTGCTATTCCGTACAATCTCACAGCAATTTGAAAACAAATAATTCTCAATGTATTGGCTGTATGAATGGAAAAACTAAAACATTAAGAAACATCgaaagtaaaaataatagaatcAATAGTTCTTTCTTACATGTACGAGAAGATGAAGAAGAtgataatacattttatagtctcaaattaaatgaaaaaaattttagaTGGAGCATACCATTAGCAATAGGTTCAGATAAGACTGTTATTGATTTAGTTTTAACTATTGCAAATTCTTCTACTGCATTTTATTGCTATGATGAAAAGAAACCCTCTCCAGATACAGAAACATTAGGATATGATTTATCGAAATCTACAGATTTGAAATATGTTGATTGTAAAGATGAAACATGTACTGAAATTTTAGGAAGTAATAAGTGTTTAATTTTAGaagaatattttaaattattaaatggaTATGTTTTGAGAAAAAAAAGTTGTAAAAGCAAATTTTGTGattatgtaaataaaatgaattttttaaatatgagTAATCCAGGTGTAGATAAAAATGCATCTGTATGTCCATTTGATAATAAAGTTGATAGTGATAAAATTAAAGGGTTCTATTTTAATGATTCCTTTTTAATTAGTaaggaaaaaaaagttacatataattattttggaTGTATaacagaaaatgaaaatttaaatattaatgaaaatacaTCTGGTATTATTGGATTAACTAATGATTATAAAGCTGATAAGAAATATTCATCTATTTTaaattcttttatttcaaattccgaatcaaaaaaaaatatatttggtGTATGCTTAATTGATGGGGGTGGGTTTATTTCATTTGGAGGATATGACAAATTAGCATTAAAACCTGGTGTGCCTccaaaaaaagtaaaagGCCCAGAAGATAGTGATGATTCTGTAGACACATCTTATAGAAACACATTATTATCTATTGGAGATGATTCAGATGGTTTAATTTGGGTAGACTATTCCGAATCTACAAATGAATTATACAAAGTAAAAGtgacaaaaataaatgtgaaCGTAACTGATGATAGCTCAGAACATGAAGTTAACAAAGATTTTATCCTTGATACat ATGACTACTTTATATCGCTACCCAGAGAAATTTCAGCTAAACTTacagaaaaaattaataaaatatgtaaagaTTTAAATGACAAATGTAAACAAGTTGAAAATTCTGGAACATTCCAAATGGAAAGTGAGCAAGTAGCATCTTTCCCAGCCATAGAATTTTATTtcaa TGAAAACAAAGTGGTGGTCCAACCCCaagattatataataaatgacGG agataaaaattacaaaattttAGTAAAACATGCTGAAAGCAATGAAAAACTTGGAGTCCCATTTTTCTTgagcaaatatataatatttgacAACGAACAAAAGAAATTAG GTATTGCCCAATCTGCATGCCAAACTAAAAACGCATTCTCACCACAAGATTCTTCTGTCAAACCACCAGTAGTACCTAAAGAACCAACCGAAGTTGTTGATCTCCCAGCCAAAGATAAAGGGCCAGGTGATGTCATTGTAGTTCCAGGTGAAGATAAAAGACCAGGCGAAGTTATAGTACCAGAG gACGGTGAAGATAAAGGTTtttacgaaaaaaataaaacagcCATTTTAGCAGTCTCTGGTGTTGCTGTTTCAGGATCTATTATTGGAAGTATTTTTTAccttttataa
- a CDS encoding protein TOC75, putative — MKNVSGFYKYIILIILIYILANIKCNKIKKIGYNNIQNKIYGHQKYKYEKVNLNKLFYLENKNKLKEIWERIKKNVNIRDPKNVDKKIIKTNSDLNSFKNTTKNNTDDSNKIINNVTINNVIINNSTIIDQNKLSNLLKCNNLITIRHKDINKIIKIINEYYIKNNYIFSNILKYEIKNENDKKILIIYANELVIDKNCIKVNVYKEVGKKNESKNVETKEKKIKNNNINNVKEIIFERENILSKDILEYELNVKNPKYCDQVKKMFEKKMNIKESSIFVWDEKMYDLLIKSNLFKYIHVRLIFDKSINKHILEIDVIENKNMIFIPSISKSFNSMLEFCINLTFSYLHSLNFADKLRIKYFQNLNYKNNKHNYDIIFVNDTIEIEKLKNNFPSYSIYGFNTNKVYKKELNNSFLNDFTNIINSQYKKKNEENSEKKEQKSLKGFIQTKDIYNYLHTNKFFIFYIKKIHNTIFELKIKIKKNILHNFLYFLKTPSNTLTSQSLLSSEDKKVENDSKISKMAQNFVISKYNYFIKRKTNDVLLNKLYNIYGSTFKCSFSLNACSSNIFEKTKFLNTFFNLKNKIDLIFHFNTNKNFCIKSFSNISLDKNENNTSKRVNTKSFYSYLLSYFKDINKEKYYDINKINNIHLNYTFYFNKNYKIPISKYIINLKNILKRKKKNNQNEEIEKEGEKRQHIIRHNIHDKIKLRKKFPLNFINLNINDIELLINLEFSLTKNLWNYKGINILNNDNRWFKKKIIDIPYAIINKLFNMNNEKNAHNNNLEGFKEHIEKVEIYKNDLSESNKYNIHNVNINDATNEYLNKINCWLNYKLVFPILFNNYFLNLTNMKLYLFLNYNLFDKQQQNCNISSIPNNQNKNMATSNFIKLNYLKKKQKKKQIPSYGFGIIFSNINVFLNFKINSKNILPSLVMQLNRDISKFKYLL, encoded by the coding sequence atgaaaaatgttTCAggcttttataaatatataatacttattattcttatatatattttagctaatataaaatgtaataagataaaaaaaataggatATAATAacatacaaaataaaatatatggacatcaaaaatataaatatgaaaaagtAAACctgaataaattattttatcttgaaaataaaaataagttaaaagaaatatgggaaaggattaaaaaaaatgttaatatacGAGACCCTAAAAATGtggataaaaaaattataaaaacaaattcaGATTTGaattcatttaaaaataccacaaaaaataatacagatgatagtaataaaataattaataatgttacaattaataatgttataataaataatagtaCAATAATtgatcaaaataaattatcaaaTTTACTGAAATGTAACAATTTAATCACTATTAGACATAAAGacattaacaaaataataaaaattataaatgaatattatattaaaaataattacattttctccaatattttgaaatatgaaataaaaaacgaaaatgataaaaaaatattaataatatatgctAACGAATTGGtaattgataaaaattgtataaaagTTAATGTTTATAAAGAGGTgggtaaaaaaaatgaaagtaAAAATGTGgaaacaaaagaaaaaaaaataaaaaataataacataaacaatgtaaaagaaataatttttgaacGTGAAAATATCTTAAGTAAGGATATATTAGAATACGAACTAAATGTAAAAAACCCAAAATATTGTGATCaggtaaaaaaaatgtttgaaaaaaaaatgaatataaaagaaaGCTCGATTTTTGTTTGGGATGAAAAAATGTATGACTTGTTAATAAAATCTaatttattcaaatatatacatgttaGACTAATATTTGACAAAAGTATCAATAAGCATATATTAGAAATAGATgtaatagaaaataaaaacatgaTATTTATTCCAAGTATATCAAAAAGTTTTAATTCGATGTTGGAATTTTGCATAAATTTGACATTTTCGTATTTACACAGTTTAAATTTTGCTGACAAGTTgagaataaaatattttcaaaatttaaattacaaaaataataaacataattatgatataatttttgttaatgATACAATAGAAAtagaaaaactaaaaaacaattttccATCATATTCAATTTATGgttttaatacaaataaagtCTACAAAAAAGAACTTAATAATTCATTCTTAAATGattttacaaatattattaacagtcagtataaaaaaaaaaatgaagaaaatagtgagaaaaaagaacaaaaaagTTTAAAAGGTTTTATACAAACGAAAGATATCTATAATTATTTGCATACAAATaaattcttcattttttatattaaaaaaattcataatacaatttttgaattaaaaataaaaattaaaaaaaacatattgcataattttttatactttttgAAAACACCCAGTAACACACTAACTAGCCAAAGTTTGCTATCTTCTGAAGATAAAAAAGTGGAAAATGATTCCAAAATTAGTAAAATGGCTCAAAATTTTGTAATTtctaaatataattattttataaaaagaaaaactaATGATGTCTTacttaataaattatataatatttatggaTCTACTTTTAAAtgttcattttctttaaatgCGTGTTcttcaaatatatttgaaaagacaaaatttttaaacactttttttaatttaaaaaataaaatagatttGATTTTTCACTTTAATACAAACAaaaatttttgtataaaaagtTTTTCAAATATATCTTTGGACAAAAATGAGAATAATACAAGCAAACGTGTTAATACTAAAagtttttattcatatttattatcttattttaaagatattaataaagaaaaatattatgatattaataaaataaataatatacatttgaattacacattttattttaataaaaattataaaataccaatatctaaatatattattaatctcaaaaatatattaaaaagaaaaaaaaaaaataatcagaATGAAGAAATAGAAAAAGAAGGAGAGAAGAGACAACATATTATTCGACATAATATAcatgataaaataaagttgagaaaaaaatttcctttaaattttattaatttaaatataaatgatatagaattgttaataaatttagaattttctttaacaaaaaatttaTGGAATTATAAaggaataaatattttaaataatgataacagatggtttaaaaaaaaaattatcgaTATACCTTATGCTATAATTAATAAGCTATTCAATatgaataatgaaaaaaatgcacACAATAATAATTTGGAAGGTTTTAAAGAACATATTGAAAAagtagaaatatataaaaatgatttatccgaaagtaataaatataacatacacaatgtaaatataaatgatgcTACAAATGAATatctaaataaaataaactgttggttaaattataaattagtATTCCCTATactatttaataattattttttaaatttaacaaatatgaagttgtatttatttcttaattataatttatttgataaGCAACAACAAAATTGTAATATATCATCTATACCTAATAAccaaaacaaaaatatggctacttcaaattttattaagttaaattatttaaaaaaaaaacaaaaaaaaaaacaaattccATCATATGGATTTGGTATTATCttttcaaatataaatgtttttttgaattttaaaattaactctaaaaatattttacctTCCTTAGTAATGCAATTAAATAGAGATATAtccaaatttaaatatttgttaTAA
- a CDS encoding CPW-WPC family protein, whose protein sequence is MFLLAFFIFDKENFFFVQSLSNDKNKYVNILNANNIENIFNDNFSFIDSLINSISKILKKVPLGVLKKKIIAELGKVAKDLKLPNPDEEICDINYSELCPEGWVNFGDGKNCLSPSNYVGPCKKKVSFKNKTAINKYEFSVKCNVSWPCIGKCVEDFTKNCPENWILKKKNICYAPKSYKDICVKEKNFTNFSKSEKKIWGDICNVNWPCYQKNYNILCPLGWKKSPDNKSCIGPESYTGPCKNILYLNNLNKNEKILLKNICNIEWPIYQDNEQNFDSFLCPTGWNLSQINNSICIAPKNYIGPCAKQISLSTFSKEDKSNFSKNCLVHWPFIQNTKNKNSNQNFNFPCPDNWELINQKKEKNICIAPKNYIGPCNNIVSFKNYTNEMKEAWAYACKVNFPYDNLKHTNNKKVENEQNEKNLKIYGIRNSNNTMINIPSINNGPFGSSGSIYEGLVLDADKGIEYGQNRNKSKNKSKIVIQDFENIDSENFIITDDKIKDLILLKESTENEKMKQTIDETIKQLRTKYTFGKFDYSFIQA, encoded by the exons atgttTTTATTGGCTTTCTTTATATTTGATAaggaaaattttttttttgtacaaTCTTTAagtaatgataaaaataaatatgttaatattttaaatgcaaataatattgagaatatttttaatgacaatttttcatttatcgATTCTCTAATAAATTCCATTTCAAAAATTTTGAAGAAAGTTCCTCTTGGAG TGCTAAAGAAAAAGATAATAGCTGAACTTGGGAAAGTAGCAAAAGATCTTAAATTACCAAACCCAGATGAAGAAATATGTGATATTAATTATTCCGAATTATGCCCAGAAGGATGGGTAAATTTTGGGGACGGAAAAAATTGCTTAAGCCCAAGTAACTATGTTGGGCcatgtaaaaaaaaagtatctttcaaaaataaaacagcaattaataaatatgaattttCAGTAAAATGTAATGTATCATGGCCTTGTATAGGAAAATGTGTAGAagattttacaaaaaattgTCCAGAAAATTGgattctaaaaaaaaaaaatatttgttatGCTCCTAAAAGTTATAAAGATATATGtgtaaaagaaaaaaattttacTAATTTTTCTAAATCAGAAAAAAAGATATGGGGAGATATATGCAATGTTAATTGGCCTtgttatcaaaaaaattataatatattatgtccATTAGGTTGGAAAAAAAGTCCAGATAATAAAAGTTGTATAGGGCCAGAATCTTATACAGGCCcatgtaaaaatattttatatttaaataatttaaataaaaatgaaaaaatattattaaaaaatatatgtaatattgAGTGGCCAATTTATCAAgataatgaacaaaatttTGATTCTTTTTTATGTCCAACTGGATGGAATCTAtcacaaataaataattcgaTTTGCATTGCtccaaaaaattatataggaCCATGTGCTAAACAAATTTCTTTATCTACATTTAGTAAAGAAGATAAATCaaatttttctaaaaattgTCTTGTTCATTGGCCATTTATtcaaaatacaaaaaataaaaatagtaatcaaaattttaattttccatGTCCTGATAATTGGGAATTAAttaatcaaaaaaaagaaaaaaatatttgtattgctccaaaaaattatatagggccatgtaataatattgtatcttttaaaaattatactaaCGAAATGAAAGAAGCTTGGGCATATGCTTGTAAAGTCAATTTTCCATATGATAATTTGAAacatacaaataataaaaaagtagAAAATGAAcagaatgaaaaaaatttaaaaatttacgGAATAagaaatagtaataacacTATGATAAATATTCCATCAATTAATAATGGACCTTTTGGTTCTTCAGGATCTATATATGAAGGTTTAGTTTTAGATGCAGATAAAGGAATAGAATATGGTCAAAATCgtaataaatcaaaaaataaaagtaaaattgttatacaagattttgaaaatattgatagtgaaaattttattatcacagatgataaaattaaagatcttatattattaaaagaatcgactgaaaatgaaaaaatgaaacaaacTATTGATGAAACAATTAAGCAATTAAGAACCAAATATACTTTTGGAAAATTCGATTATTCTTTTATACAAGCctaa